CGCGCCATGCCGAAATCGGCGAGCTTGGTCACGCCCACCACGTCGAGCAAGATGTTGGGTGGTGAAACGTCCCGGTGCAGCACCGGTGTGACGCGTCCGTCCGAAGTGCGCAACGTGTGTGCCGCTTCCAGCCCACGCAGCACCTCTAGCCCCATCGCTGTCACGAGCTGCCAGGGAGCTCGCTTTCCGATCTTGGCAAAGCTCCGCAGGTAGTCACCGAAATGCAGGCCTTCCACCCACTCCGTGATCAGGTAGTAGCGGCCGCCCTCGTCCAGCCCGAAGTCGTGGATTTGTACGATGTGCGGATGCCGAAGCAGCGCGCCCACCCGCGCCTCTTCGATGAACATCGCGATCACGTCGGGCAAGTCGTTCAATTGCTCGTGGACGCGCTTGAGCGCCACGGTGCTGCGCACTCCGTGCACTCCGTAGGTGAGCGCCCGCCACACCGACGCCATACCGCCTTCTCCCACCAGCTCCACCAGCGCGTACTTGCCGTCGACGATGGTTCCGGGTTGGTCCGGTAGAGACACGTGGGACGCAGGCACTTGACCGAGCTTAGCCTGGATGGCCCGCCTGCTGTTGTTGGTTCGGCGCGGTCACGCCGCGGAGAGCCGGTCAGTCGCTGCTGACGTCGGCGCTGGCGTCATCGGCCCCGTCCGTCGCGGCGTCATCGGCCCCGTCCGTCGCGGCGTCATCGGCCCCGTCCGTCGCGGCGTCATCGGCCCCGTCCGTCGCGGCGTCGACGGCCCCGTCCGTCGCGGCGTCCTTGGGCGTGATGCCCGCGTCGAGCACGGTACAGGCGCACGCCCCAAAGCCCGTGCCGTCCTGCGCGCACTGCTGCACCCCACGGCAGGCGTCGGTCTCACACGCGCGGAATTGAAGCGGCTGGCAGGCCAAGGGCTGCTCTGTGGGCGTCTCCGAAGAGCACGCCCCCACCACCGCCAGCAGGGCAAAAAGCCCCCAACGCTTCAGCACTCGGTTGCGCAGTTCGTGGAGATGCAGGTCACGTAGTTGAGCATCGTGGTCTTGCTCGCGGCGTACTGCGGGCAATACGTATCGATGCAGCTGCTGAGCTCGGAGACGGTCGTCGCCGTCGCGCAGGCCGTGCCTGCGCAGTTGAGCAGCGCCGAGCAGTTGGTGTCGTTGACGCAGGCCTCCGCCGAAGAGCAGCAGTAGCTCTGC
This portion of the Polyangiaceae bacterium genome encodes:
- a CDS encoding serine/threonine protein kinase; this encodes MPASHVSLPDQPGTIVDGKYALVELVGEGGMASVWRALTYGVHGVRSTVALKRVHEQLNDLPDVIAMFIEEARVGALLRHPHIVQIHDFGLDEGGRYYLITEWVEGLHFGDYLRSFAKIGKRAPWQLVTAMGLEVLRGLEAAHTLRTSDGRVTPVLHRDVSPPNILLDVVGVTKLADFGMARAMDRGRITQPDIVKGKLSYMAPEMAQGYDPTPQSDLFSLGVVLWEAYTGGRLYDGATDVEVLNRVREGRVPLLSTRCPELPMGLTTAVHRALERDPKRRFRSAQEMLDALRSVLRVIPEPTSGPVLADSISAALARLGRR